The sequence below is a genomic window from Acropora palmata chromosome 5, jaAcrPala1.3, whole genome shotgun sequence.
gtcaagtttCGTCATCAAAGAAAGACAATGTGACACCGTGCTTGGAGGACCTTATTAGCTCATTGGTTTATGAATCGCACCGAACACCGTCGTCCTTTCTTCTCGACTTCATTgaggtttctttcttttcattattaaTCAGTAGTCACCATACCTATCTGTCTCTTGTTGCCATGTATCAGCGTGAAATCCATTTAGACTAGTACTTCTCGATCGTGGAGACTCTGCCTCGAACTCACCAAGTGAAAGTCTTCGGCAGTTCGCCAACATAAAACAACAGACAACTAAGATAACCAACGTCTGCATTGCTCAGCCCTGTTATCAATTGTGGTCCACGAACAAAGTCAATCGTGTTTCATTTTTACATGATAGTGGTGCCACGATCGCTATGAGTGCCACATCATGCATGAATGCCACGATTCTTGCCTTAAGTATAGCAAAAGCATGACAAACAATATTGTTTACGATACGTGTTACAGTAccgtttttcttttgctttcacaTTCTTGCGTTTGATAAATATTTACCGTTACCAAGTAGCGTCTGAAAATCAAACTTAAATCTGAAAGCACACACTCGATTGCTTATCACTCCATTATTATCTTGATCTTGGGCTCAACTGTCACTGAGCATTCTAGACCCAGTGTATTCTCTCCGGCTGGTGAATGCCTTCAACTGAAGTGCCAGTGTCCAcaattgctttgaaaaagcATGTAAAGACACTGTTAAACTACCAAAACGCCTTTCAGCATCCAGTGGAAAATCCTTTCAACATCGAGAGGAAAATTTTGCGAAAAGCCAGTCGTACAATAATATTAGCAAGAAATACCCATTTATGTCATTACATAAAGTAATTATTTCCATGAAAAACCTAATGTGTGATTAAAGATCATGCAACGCATTTTTAAGCACCACGCATAGCAACCACTTGTCTCTATAAATGTTACCGTTCATTTGATGAAATTACCTGAAGCGCTGCGGCAAGAGCACTTGCCTTTCACCATtttggcctgggttcgattctgTCCTCGACGCCattgctctgagaggtttttacCCAGGTACCACAGTTTTCCTCCTCTCACCGACAacataaaatttgattttatttgttatgcaatttaatttgtagtctcctcaaTTAGTAAAGCAACTATGTTCGCTTTACTCTATGCTGATGACAATGGTTTTCTGAGTCCTTCTATTACAAGTGGTGGCAATTATCTTCCAGATCTTCTTTTCCTAATATTGTATATGCACCCATGTATTCTAGAACTAACAGCTGGTTCCTAGTCTAACCTTAAGGACAATGCAGTGCGCAAAAACGAAAAGTAAATGAATTTGGTTCAAGAACTAATAACAGATGTCTTAAATTTATAAACCCTTCAATGAGCTCCCTTGGTGTTTTCTCCAGCGAATACTCTACGTTCTGAGAAATGATGAATGACGTTGGCGTTatcaaaaagcaacaacagtAGAGCGACgtatttcatattttgttgtAGAAATAACGTTTGGGATAGCACATGCacacaattaaattttaagtttgtttttgtttggtttttacttgtttgttttgttgttgtttgtttctagTTGGTTTATTTATAAATACAGAATACAAGTATATCTTTCAATTTCAAGTAGCCAGTTGTCATTTGCGTATAAGTAGAGAGATTTACAACTgtattcaaagaaaaataaagtttcattattattgttaatatcTTTGACCATGCAAAACAGAACTGCCACAATAAAACTATGAATTACTAATGAAGTCTACTACTGATTTATAAAAactatatatgtatatatatatatatatatatatatatatacatatatatatatatagcgtCAAACACTTCCAGAAGTTACCAAGCCCGCCTAAGGGCGAACAAACCTCCGCTAGATTTTCGAACACGTGTTCCTCCTTCAGATGTCAAGTGTGGCTCGCTCCTTTCGCTCGATTCTTCCGTACTAATTTgaagcttttttttattgcgttACCATGGCATTCACATGTGATTTTCTGATATGTTAATGCATCCCGCGAAGATAACTGGTTGTCGTTCAGAAATCAGTCGCCTTGTGCTGCCTGAAGGAAATCATAATTGACTCGGTATTAGcgagagaaaaacaaacatttaaaGGCAATTATCTCTCgcaaaatgtcttttcaagCAGCGAATAGTTCTAGTGAAAACCCAGGATACAAACTTgcctgacaaaaaaaaatatttgtcgGTTGTggataaattaattatttcgcGATGTTTTAAATTGACAACAGCGACTTCCGCATCTGAAATTTAGAAGGCCTTAGCAGTGGCGTCATCATCTTTAAAATTTGACACCTGGAGTTTGCTATGAATTTTAAGTAATATATATGAAAGCACAAAGGTAAACTGGGAGAAGATTATCGCTTACTAGAATTACTACGTCAGACATAATTCATCCCGAATTTACTATTTCTGGTATGCCTTCACTTCTGAAAAAAGCTCTATTTCGCGTACTTACGTTTTACTTTTATGGTCTGTTCGTCGCGTGGGTTTTTATGTACATCGAGAAAAGAGAGGAATCACCACATGACCGAAAAGTGCGAATGTTACAAGAACTTAAAAACGAAGTTGTTACGAACTATAACATGACAGATGATGACTTCGACCGATTAGTTTACAAAGCAGCTATGGCGATGAAAGAAGGAACAGAGCTCGACTGGAATTTCTGGAATAGTTGTAGATATGTTTTTGCTGCTTTCACCACGATAGGTAAGGACACGAAGTTTTCATCTTACGTCACAAACGCAACACAACGAAATGGAATCAATTTCCTGCTATCAATTCGAAGGCTGATTTCCTAGAGTTGGTACTTATTCTTAAGGGTCGAGCAACGAAAGGCATCATATCTTTCTCGAGATTTTGTTCTTAATGCTTGTGCTCACCTTAACAATGTTGAAGCGCGAGAAACTTAAGTCAACTACCACGCTCGAAACTTCTCCAAGTGAGCCGCTGCTAAACTTGTTCATACACCTGTCGATGCGCCTTcgttttcttaaaaatttgttttcacaacGGGTcttggaaaatgaaacaggTTTGAAAAACCCCCTATTACCAATGCCGTGACAATTACTGCATCTTTTCAAGAAGAAAtctgaaaaggaagaaaatccGACGGAAGTTTTTAAAACTGCTTCCTTCCTTTTTAATGAATATTTATCAACAAAATCCTACGagtaaaagttaaaattttacaaCTACGGTCTAATTACCGTTTAAATATTAGGTGCGGTTACACACACCACGGTAAATGGCTTTTCCCATGGTAAATTTTCCCGTGGTACATCACACTTGGGTTTTTAGTTTCCCGTGGTTCCAGCGGTTACACGCGAAAAGCGATTTCCTAAGGTAAAACAAATGTCACGCAAATGTGTACATATCACCATCCATATTCGAATTTCtaacaagaataaaaatattttgggttttagCCGCTGTTTGAATAGCCGATCTAGTAAACAGctagaaaaataaattgaaaaacattAGATACTCACAGCATTGCCTGAAATTCTGCCATATCCACAGTCTGAAAGCCATGGTTATTCATTCCGGTGCGAACTAGTTTGTCATTTGGCGCGAATGACTTTGCGTTTACGTGTTGCTGTCAAACCCTGATTGGCTCTTTTACCTCGGGCATCAAAACACCCTTCCAGATTACCACGTTAAATGTCATGGGCGCTTCGTGTGATCTTTTTGACGTCTCCATGGATATTTAACACGGGAAATTTACCTCGGGAAACGTCGGTCACACTGCTAAATGCAGTTTCACGTGGTAAAAGGGCAATTTCCGACGTTAAAAAGTGCCCCGTATAACAGCACCTATTGATTTTATCTAGTCAGTAAACAAGCTTTGGAATAGTGTTTTGAGGATATCCTTTGCAATTGAAATTGTAAATGATATTGTAATTGTTCAAATGATGGGAAAACAGCcccaaaatgacaattttctttttgacccttatttaaataataattaaggcTTTGTTTTACTGTGcctttagtttttttttcacttgagaGCAAAGGCTTGGCAGAACTAAACTCTAGAATAAGTTTTTCCGTGTTTTTGCacatttttcgtttttatttttcggATCATCAAAGCCTGCATGCGATCGCCGGAAAGAGACAATGACAGCTACTTCTTCTTTCTTAGGGTTTGGAAATATAACACCTAAAACTCATCTTGGACAAGGCGTAACGATGATGGTGAGCCTAGTTGGAATCCCTGTGACCATGTTGGCATTAAAATCTGCGGGAGATCTCGTGGCATGTTCTATTCAGCTGCTTATCATCAAACTAGAAGCTGGTGTGTTTAAAACTGATACCTCAAAGCACCTAAAAGCAAAAGTCTTTTTTGTGACAAACATATTGATTGTTATCCTACTCCTTTTTTTAACTGTGTTCTCCATTCATATGGAAAACTGGAGTTTACTTCAAAGTTTGTACGTGTGGTATACAACGTTCACAACGGTCGGATTTGGCGATTTCATTCCCACGGAATCAATGACTTTGAAGGCAGCTAACGATGAAGTGCCTCAACACGAGGTTACGCTCTTTGGTATATTCTTCTCCATTCCCATTTTCACTGGCCTCAGTCTTGTTTCTTGTCTCCTAAGCGTCATTGTAGACTCGATGGATAATTTGCGAGATTTCGTGGACCGATATGACAATTGTTTTCCACGTTTGTTCGCATTTTTTAGTCGATTTTTTAGCTGTCGAAAGCGATTAAATTGTGGTTTCAAAGTGGACGAAAACCACGCTCAAACTGACACAGAGCCCGAAGCTGGTCTCGAGCAGAACAGTTAATTAGTCTTCTAAACAAGACAGACAAACAAATTTTGCCTTACCTCATGCCTGAGAGGAGGTCATGTACCAGACAATATTCGAAAGGCTAGCTAGTTTACAGCAACGATATGTCAAAACCAAAGCGCGAGATATCATGAAAGCCCGATAAGTAAACCTATTATAGAATTGAGATGGTCATGTGGCTAGAAGAACAGACAACCGTTGGACATCCAGCAATACTTTCTGGGGATCTAGGGGACAAGCACGCTCCTGTGAAAGAACGAGTTATGATCACTGTCCGTCCATCTGCGCCTTGGTATACAGCTGAAGTTACCGCTAAGAAACAGGagtccgtttctcgaaagacctaATAACTTATGGGGtccgaaaagcaattcttgaaactatgatGCGCCCGCTGTGAAAAGCTGTTCTTTTAATATGCCTCAGATATACGAAAGGGCAAAATAACTGTCAagtttcaaatattgaaacatgttcttattgaagatacaaagtgGTTTATGTCACTCGTAAAATTTCGGGAccttcgagaaacgggccccagaaGCGAAGACGACTTCTAAATGGCGAGCAGTATGTACATCATTGCAGCGTTGTGTGATCAAGTCTCTTAAGTCATTGCACTATTTGTCTATTATTAAAGAAAACTCTGGTAGTCAAACAATTTTGCTCGAAACTGTTCAAAAGCTACTTCAAAAGCCACCTGTTAATTACTATCCACCCTCCAAAGAGGCCGTACACTAAATGATGAATTTGCTACCTTTTTTGCTACTGAGATTGATACACTGCATAATGATCTTCTTCTTAAAAAGAAGGCCTTTATTGACGCGGCCGAATGTTTCACTGATGAGATAGTCATTGTTTTCAACTAAATTATCATATTTTACTGAGATGAAAATTGATGACCTCAGGGAACTGGCTACAACGCTGTTCTCAACGTTCTGTGTCTTGGATCTAGTACCATCTTCTATGAACTTAGATTGTTTGTACTTTGCCATGTAAATATGCGCTATGTTCATTATTTCCTCAGATGAAGTCGGTTTCTTAAATCCTAACCGTCTCTTTTGTACACTAGCCAAGTCACTTTCCTAACTACGTTGACATATTGCTCCCCCAATTATGAAGATATACATCGTTAAGATAAGATAAGATTTTTCAGAGCATAGAAGGCTGAGAATAAAACTGAGTCAATAGTAtctttaaaattgtttattcCACTTTAAACACAGGCTGATAACAGTTGAGATTATCCCGGCAGTTCACTTGCTCATTTGAGGTCCTTTCAGAGTAGGGCTAACATGTAACATTggtttgttcatttttcgttCCTTTATGTTCTGGGAGGCACTGGTACGGCTGTCTGTTTGAATAAACAAAGAAGTGCTGTTAAATCATGCAGCAGCGAAATAGCACCATGTGAACTGGCGAGGGCCAGGAGGATTACAtcggtgtaagaacctgtgacattttttcgttgtttcgTAAGCTCGTGCTGGgatttggttattgtttaataGTCTCTTAATTGGCTCTTTTAGGGCATCTgtgagtttgacaggttcCTTCACCGAGGATAAGTCGGTCTAGGAGACCCAACAAATTAACTGGAAATTAACAACTCGACACAAATTAATCGCTGTAAACCAAAGGGTTTAAGGTAAATCCAATTGCTGGGTTTTGGTGAGTAAAATGAAAGTGATGTCGTGTTATATATGGAATGGGTTTACATAACGAATACCTCACCCTTGAAACACTAGGAAAATCAGAACTGATATAGCGTGCTAAACAACTTGTATTACAGCATAGAGAGTGGCTTGTCGAGAAAAGAATATTGGAAACTAGCTTCAAATAATTGAGGAAAcaaaatatatctatatataagTCAATTATCATTTGAATTATTGTCTCTGGAGTTGCTAGCTCCTAGTGGCAGCCATCACAACAGTCCATAGAGTCGACTTACCACGCTCACTTCTGCGTCTGGCCTACAGGTGCTTGCTCAGTCTAAATCGCCTTCCCTCTCTGAAACTGGGCCGTATTTTTCCTGGAAAATCGTGATGGCGATTTATTTTTCGTGGAAAATCGTGATGGCGATTCACAATCATCAGATTTCTGAGTTCATCATCTTCTCCACCTTCGTTTCCTTCTCCACCTTCGTTTCCTTCTCCCCCTTCGTTTCCTTCTCCACCTTCGTTTCCTTCTCCACCTTCCTCTCCTTCGCCACTTTCGTTTTCTCCACCCTCGTTTTCCTCTCCACCCTCGTTTTCCTCACCCTCGCCACTTTCGTTTTCCTCTCCTTCTCCATCATCCCAAAAGTAATCCAAGGCCACAGGTTTTCTCTTTCTATATTTTCCATCTTCTTCATTTACCAGTCTTTCTTTTTGCACATAATAGCCAGGCTGATAGCTTTCTTCGTCCTGCTGCATCAACCTTTGATTGCTAGAATGATaacaaaaactgaacaacATATCTTCTCAAGGCCTCAGAATTGGTAAAAAACAACATAGAGAATCTTTCGCCGGTATGACCGACggttgttttgatgtttaaCTGTAAAAAGACATTTTCTGAAAGTCTTGTAACGGGTTTATAAAGAGGGAGTTTATAAATTAGGTTTGACTTACAAACGTCTAGGGGCGACGTTGTCTTCTGATTCCATGAGGTGGTGACTGGGCGATGTCTCCATGTACCTCTTGCCAAGATGTTGTTGCAGATGATTCTCTCGTTTCCTTTCTTCCCGTCTGGATGCCCCCAAGTAGTCTTCCCTCATCGGGAAAGCGTGGCTTATGCCTAACATAAAGCCAAGTAAAGCCAAAACAGCATGAGACTTCATTATTGACATCTTTTGCTCGCTTACAGCGTTGAAATCGACATAAAACGCAGATCCTATCTGCATCTCAATGAGAGAGATGTAGCCAgcaatttattcatttttttgaaactacCGATATTGgtgaaaaatctttttttaatctgctCCTTAGCAACGCCATCTATGCACCGACTGACAAAAACGTGACACATGGTTTTGGTATCAATATCCAAGGATACCCAACGAGCAAAGAAAAGCGATTGTTTCTCAATTGCGCCGACAGTTGATACCAGAGGACAATAAATCAATTAAAACACACCATATTGAACGGTCGAgaatctttctttttgttgtttcaaagTTATGTCAGAGGTCCATAATCCCGAAGACTCGATGTCTCGCCTCTTTGACCTTGACCAATCAGTTTACGGAATTATCCAAAATATACTATAAACATCCGGCCAATAAGGACCAATCAGATTAGGCCATTTGACCACAATACTTCCAATTGGTTGCAAATCAATTATGCTGCACGTGGGAttgtcattaactttttttaacCGCGAGCAACATTAACTGCTGTTCTATGAATAGATAGATCAGCAGATCGAATCCTCTGGGTTATGGACTTCCGGTGATGTCTACATTTTGACGAATGGTATATTTGCCCTTTATTTTCGAATATTGAATATCAGATCTTATATCACCAAGTCCAATACGAGCAAAAGTAATTTGATTTTGGAGCAAACAGGCCTAGTCTATTAAAAGATTTAGAGTACTTTATTTAGTTACTTGTTCTTTTGCCCTTGGTCACGCTTGCTCCGTGCATGGGATAAACCATTTTCgcgaagtttttttttcgctttctcttttgtatttgttgtccctgtgttctatttttttttttttagagaacGAGAAGTCTCCTATTTCGGCAAATAATAAGAGAGAGGGCAAGATACACGCGTGACGCGAAACTCGGAGGACGTGCGAAACGCAGGGAGCACCAAAcctcaaataaaaataataaaattgtaGCCCTAACGTCTCGTGTTCCCCAAGCCTCGCGCGTACGCGAGTGTTTTGCTCGCTCGTTGTCTCCAGCCGAGATTAGGGACTCCTTGCAGTCTAGGTTTGTTTGGTCGGCTTTTTCAGTCAACTATGAACCggtattattattgattggtCGCGCATCGCTCTATCTCCTTGTTAGAAATTGAAGGCCTAGTAATCAACTGCTTTTTAATTGACTCTTAGGCGTTGCTTAGTTGGTTATGGTAACTAACCATCTTAGAATATAGAAACGGTAATCCATCCAACTAAATTAATTTACCGAGACAAAAGTCCTACGTTTCAACAACTTCATACCCCGCAGCATAGCAGGACAATTACAGTTGAAAACAGCTTAGAGACCCAATTTTCACGATTCTTGCCTACTAGCTTATGGAACATCCAAGC
It includes:
- the LOC141881934 gene encoding potassium channel subfamily K member 9-like → MPSLLKKALFRVLTFYFYGLFVAWVFMYIEKREESPHDRKVRMLQELKNEVVTNYNMTDDDFDRLVYKAAMAMKEGTELDWNFWNSCRYVFAAFTTIGFGNITPKTHLGQGVTMMVSLVGIPVTMLALKSAGDLVACSIQLLIIKLEAGVFKTDTSKHLKAKVFFVTNILIVILLLFLTVFSIHMENWSLLQSLYVWYTTFTTVGFGDFIPTESMTLKAANDEVPQHEVTLFGIFFSIPIFTGLSLVSCLLSVIVDSMDNLRDFVDRYDNCFPRLFAFFSRFFSCRKRLNCGFKVDENHAQTDTEPEAGLEQNS
- the LOC141881935 gene encoding uncharacterized protein LOC141881935, with amino-acid sequence MQIGSAFYVDFNAVSEQKMSIMKSHAVLALLGFMLGISHAFPMREDYLGASRREERKRENHLQQHLGKRYMETSPSHHLMESEDNVAPRRFNQRLMQQDEESYQPGYYVQKERLVNEEDGKYRKRKPVALDYFWDDGEGEENESGEGEENEGGEENEGGENESGEGEEGGEGNEGGEGNEGGEGNEGGEGNEGGEDDELRNLMIVNRHHDFPRKINRHHDFPGKIRPSFREGRRFRLSKHL